In Paracoccus jeotgali, the following are encoded in one genomic region:
- a CDS encoding NAD kinase codes for MIERLRFVASETKVAQAALKRLTARYGQATEDEAEVLVALGGDGLMLTTLHGNRGLPVYGMNRGTIGFLMNDYAEEGLPERIAEAELTVTNPLSMTAGAIDGSRYTALAINEVSMLRIGPQAARLRISVDGRVRMEELVCDGALVCTPAGSTAYNYSAHGPILPMGSDVLALTAIAAFRPRRWRGAILPKTATVRFDVLEPEKRPVMADADSRGVDSVLWVEIKSEPQVAHRILFDAGHGLEERLTREQFV; via the coding sequence ATGATAGAACGACTTCGCTTCGTGGCCAGCGAGACCAAGGTCGCGCAGGCGGCGCTGAAGCGGCTGACGGCGCGTTACGGGCAGGCCACGGAAGACGAGGCCGAGGTGCTGGTCGCGCTTGGCGGCGACGGGCTGATGCTGACCACGCTGCACGGCAATCGCGGGCTGCCGGTCTACGGGATGAACCGCGGCACCATAGGCTTTCTGATGAACGACTATGCCGAAGAGGGGCTGCCCGAGCGCATCGCCGAGGCCGAGTTGACGGTGACCAACCCGCTGTCGATGACTGCGGGCGCCATCGACGGCAGCCGCTATACGGCGCTGGCGATCAATGAAGTCAGCATGTTGCGGATCGGACCTCAGGCAGCGCGGCTGCGGATTTCGGTCGATGGCCGGGTGCGGATGGAGGAATTGGTCTGCGACGGCGCGCTGGTGTGCACCCCTGCGGGATCGACCGCCTATAACTATTCTGCTCATGGGCCGATCCTGCCGATGGGGTCGGATGTGCTGGCCCTGACCGCCATCGCGGCGTTCCGGCCCCGCCGCTGGCGCGGCGCGATCCTGCCCAAGACCGCGACCGTGCGCTTTGACGTGCTGGAGCCCGAAAAGCGGCCGGTCATGGCCGATGCCGATTCGCGCGGCGTCGATTCCGTGCTGTGGGTCGAGATCAAGTCCGAGCCGCAGGTCGCCCACCGCATCCTGTTCGACGCAGGTCACGGGCTGGAGGAACGGCTGACCCGCGAGCAGTTCGTCTGA